GCCGAATGCGCCGAGCGTGGGATCGAGCATCCCCGCGAAGGGGCGCAGCACCCGGCCCTCGGCGTCGAAGCGCAGCCCGGCCTCCAGCACCTGTCCCGCGGGAGAGACGATGCGCGCGCCCACCACGCCGACGTCGCGGCGCAATGCCTGCGATGCGAGCTCTCTCAGCCACCCCGGTCCGGTCGGGAGCGTGCCGGCCTCCAGGACGAGGATGAGCTCGCCCCGGGCCTCGCGCAGCAGCCGGTTCGCCACGGCGCCCGGGGTCGCGTCCGCGTCCACCTGGACGTGGATGACGTCGCGAGTGGAGGAAGCGACAGGAGACGCAACAGGGATGCGGACCTCCACGTCCAGGTCGTCCGTGAAGGCGAGGAGCGCCGCGAGCTCGGACCCGGTGGGCGCCTCCGACAGCAGCACGGACACCCTCGGGCGGCCCACGAGCGGGTGGCGGATCCGGTACAGCCCGGGGGCGACGGTCTCCGCCGAGCCGCCCTCCCCCATGCGCGCCAGGTGCTCCGCCACGGCCCTGCGGCCCGCTTCGGAGGCGGCGGGCTTCGCGCTGGCGTCCGTGGCGGTGGAGCCGGGCAGCGTCCTCCAGTGATAGAGCACGCGGGGGATGTGCTCGAAGCGCTGTGTGCGCTCCATCAGGCGCAGGAGCAGGTCATGGTCCTGCGCTCCCTCGAAGCCCGTGCGGATGCCCCCTACTTCGCGCAGCAGCGATGCGCGCACCACGAGGAAGTGGCACACGTAATTCACCGCGCGCAGCAGCTCCGGGGACAGCGCGGGCTTCAGGTAGGGCGCGAAGCGCAGGCCCCGCGCGTCCACCTTGTCCTCGTCCGAGTAGACGACGTCCGCGTCCGGAGCATCTCCCAGCCGCAGCGCGACCTCGGCCAATGCATGCGGCGCGAGCAGGTCGTCGTGGTCGAGGAAGCCCACGTACTCCCCGGTGGCCAGGGCCAGCGCGGCGTTGGTCGCGCGGGCGATGCCCTGGTTCGACTCCAGCCGCTCGAAGCGGATCCGCGCGTCCCCGGCCGCGGCCTCACGTAGCGCTTCCGCCACCGCCGCCGAGCGCGAGCCGTCATCCACGATGCACAGCTCCCAGTGCGGGTACACCTGCGCTCGCACGGACGCGATGCATGCGCGGAGGACGTCCACGGGCGTCTCCCAGGCGGGAGTGATCAGGCTGATCCGCGGCTGGCGCTCCAGCCGGGCCAGCGCGGCGGTCGCGGCGCGGACCTCACGGTCTTCCTGTGCCAGAGCCTCGCGCGTGTACGTCTCCGGTGAGGGAAACAGCACGGCGGGACGGGCCGCGTCCAACAGGTGCCGCAACAGGCGGACGGTCGCGTGATTGAAGGCGACCTGCCGCCGCCACAGCTCGCGCCAAAGTGGCAGGCCCACCACGCCGGCCTCTTGCGACAGCACGTCGCAGCGGGCCTCCAGCGCGTCCAGTGCCTCGGCGGCGCCGTCGGTCCGAAGGGGCCACCCGGCCCTGGAGAGCAAGGCCACGACCGCGAGGTTCCAGGACCGCTGCGCCTCCAGCCCCGGCACGGAGGGAAGCCACCGGCCCACCGCGCCCACGGGCCGAGGATCCGCGAGTCGCGTGAGCTCCTCGCGGGCCAGCTCCGGCAGCGTCGGTTCCGGTTGCCGGAGCAACGCCCTCAGCCGCAGGTCGAAGCGCAGCTGGCGGTCCAGCACCCACCGTTGCAGGGGCGAAAGCCCCCGCGTCCCCCACCGTTTGGCGGCCGTGATGACCGGGCCCCAACGTGCGCGGTGCGACCGCGGCACGTCGAAGCCCAGCACCTCGACGAAGTCATCGTGCGGCGGATGCGCTCGAGCGCCGGGATGTCCCGACGCGGCCTGCGTGGCGAAGGATGGCATCCGGTCGGCCTCGTCCAACGTCGCGACCTCGACGCCAGGTGTCTCCGGCGGGCCCTCGCTGTCGGGGGTGCCCATCGGCTCAGCGCTCGCCGTCGCGTTTGAGCCGGTTCGCCAGGGCCCGGAGCGTGCCGTGGACCCAGGGGATGCCGTGGACCCGGGCGTTCAGCGCGTCCACCATCCGGTGCCGGAACTCACGGGCCTGGAGCGTCTCCTCGCGGATGCGCGCCACGGTGTCCACCCAGGCATCCAGCGGACGCACCAGCCAGGTCCCCGGAGCCACGGCGACCGCCCGCGGCTCGCCCGGCCCGCGCACCTCGCACGAAGCGATGCCGCCCAGGAACACCGGGGGGAACAGCGCCCCCATCCGCGCGGGCAGGTCCGCGAGTCCCGACTCCATCACCACCGGGAAGGGCCCGATGCGGCTCCGGTCGATGACCATCGCGTGGACGAGCTCCGGGTGCAGCACTAGGTGCTCCACCTCCAACCGGTCGCCCAGCGGGAACGGCACCTTCGCGCGCACGTAGGGCGGAGTTCCCTCACCGGCTGCCCACTCGGTGCGGAACGCCCGCGCCAACGCCCAGGCCTCGCGGCCCGTCTGGAGCGCGCGCACCAACTCCACGTAGTGGCGCGGGTACACCACGCACCGCGCATCCACGAACGCCAGGTACTGTCCCCGGGCCTCGCGCACGGCCTCCGCGTACAGGGCTCCCACGGGCGCACGAACGGTGCGCGCCTGGAACGACCCCAACCTGCCGTAGCGCTCCAGCGCCGCCTCCGCGACGGACAGGTCCACGCCCTCGGGCGCCGCGAGCAGCAACTCCAGCGGCTGCTGCTCCTGACAGGCCAACGCGAACAGGGTCTCATCCAGCGCTGAGTCCCGCGTGCCCGGATCCACCATGACGACGACACTGAGCAGCCCCGCCACCGTCGCGCGCACGGGCCCGTCCGGCACCGCGACGTAGAGCCCCTC
The sequence above is drawn from the Corallococcus sp. NCRR genome and encodes:
- a CDS encoding glycosyltransferase family 2 protein; amino-acid sequence: MGTPDSEGPPETPGVEVATLDEADRMPSFATQAASGHPGARAHPPHDDFVEVLGFDVPRSHRARWGPVITAAKRWGTRGLSPLQRWVLDRQLRFDLRLRALLRQPEPTLPELAREELTRLADPRPVGAVGRWLPSVPGLEAQRSWNLAVVALLSRAGWPLRTDGAAEALDALEARCDVLSQEAGVVGLPLWRELWRRQVAFNHATVRLLRHLLDAARPAVLFPSPETYTREALAQEDREVRAATAALARLERQPRISLITPAWETPVDVLRACIASVRAQVYPHWELCIVDDGSRSAAVAEALREAAAGDARIRFERLESNQGIARATNAALALATGEYVGFLDHDDLLAPHALAEVALRLGDAPDADVVYSDEDKVDARGLRFAPYLKPALSPELLRAVNYVCHFLVVRASLLREVGGIRTGFEGAQDHDLLLRLMERTQRFEHIPRVLYHWRTLPGSTATDASAKPAASEAGRRAVAEHLARMGEGGSAETVAPGLYRIRHPLVGRPRVSVLLSEAPTGSELAALLAFTDDLDVEVRIPVASPVASSTRDVIHVQVDADATPGAVANRLLREARGELILVLEAGTLPTGPGWLRELASQALRRDVGVVGARIVSPAGQVLEAGLRFDAEGRVLRPFAGMLDPTLGAFGGSHWPRDVRAVSSACAMIRREVLESLGGWDAAFMSDEARGVDLCLRAGEAGLRILYAPHARLVRTRSRKGAHAAARDADRLRETWARAGRTDPSGHPRLDFVQTP
- a CDS encoding glycosyltransferase family 2 protein, with the protein product MNALSEAAPPSAASARWMELVLSRAGAGTAVTLVGASPALAEALRARGAAVRELPGPEWKRGRGPAPALVVLEGDAVDRVLEDGLEALRREAPGAELVFSLRNAGSARALLGALTGEAPVRAGLSEQRMLRRLAEAGYRLAHREVVPCASGGTALAEDTARALRALLVQLSPSTQVEEGLYVAVPDGPVRATVAGLLSVVVMVDPGTRDSALDETLFALACQEQQPLELLLAAPEGVDLSVAEAALERYGRLGSFQARTVRAPVGALYAEAVREARGQYLAFVDARCVVYPRHYVELVRALQTGREAWALARAFRTEWAAGEGTPPYVRAKVPFPLGDRLEVEHLVLHPELVHAMVIDRSRIGPFPVVMESGLADLPARMGALFPPVFLGGIASCEVRGPGEPRAVAVAPGTWLVRPLDAWVDTVARIREETLQAREFRHRMVDALNARVHGIPWVHGTLRALANRLKRDGER